In Geobacter anodireducens, a genomic segment contains:
- a CDS encoding NADH-dependent flavin oxidoreductase, whose product MRKVFDETKINHMVLANRLVRSATWEGMCGEDGRPTEKLAGYYASLARGGVGLLITGYAFVRPDGKQLPGQMGAHEDSFAAAARQVTGAVHREGGKICLQLVHCGGQTSSRAAGCQPVAPSAIKAEQYPELPRELPTAEVAEVAGLFAAGARRAREWGFDAVQLHAAHGYLINQFLSPLTNHRTDHYGGNLESRALFLLETCRAVRRAVGKEFPVMVKLNGSDNLAGGFDLDEAVQVARMLDEEGIDAIEASGGTPASGNRTAVRQGIETREQEAYNLPAAYRIKSAVSCPVMAVGGFRSFELVEGVIRREEADYVALSRPLIRESSLPLRWQQGDESRARCISCNGCFKPGMKEGGIYCVVDRVERESREFSL is encoded by the coding sequence ATGCGCAAGGTGTTCGACGAGACCAAGATCAACCATATGGTGCTTGCCAACCGTTTGGTCCGCTCCGCCACCTGGGAGGGGATGTGTGGGGAGGACGGCCGTCCCACGGAGAAGTTGGCGGGTTACTATGCCTCCCTCGCCCGGGGTGGGGTGGGGCTCCTCATCACCGGCTACGCGTTCGTTCGTCCTGACGGAAAACAACTGCCCGGGCAGATGGGTGCCCATGAGGATTCCTTCGCCGCCGCCGCGCGGCAGGTAACCGGCGCCGTCCACCGGGAGGGGGGAAAAATCTGCCTCCAACTGGTTCACTGCGGGGGGCAGACGTCGTCCCGGGCCGCCGGCTGCCAGCCGGTGGCTCCCTCGGCGATCAAGGCGGAGCAGTACCCGGAACTGCCGCGGGAACTACCCACAGCCGAAGTGGCCGAGGTGGCGGGCCTGTTCGCCGCCGGCGCCCGCCGCGCTCGCGAGTGGGGCTTTGACGCGGTCCAGCTCCACGCCGCCCACGGCTACCTGATCAACCAGTTCCTCTCTCCCCTCACCAACCATCGGACCGACCACTACGGCGGCAACCTGGAAAGTCGCGCCCTGTTTCTCCTTGAGACCTGCCGCGCCGTTCGCAGGGCGGTGGGAAAAGAGTTTCCCGTCATGGTCAAGCTTAACGGTTCCGACAACCTGGCCGGCGGGTTCGACCTGGACGAGGCGGTTCAGGTTGCCCGGATGCTCGATGAAGAAGGCATCGACGCCATCGAGGCCTCGGGCGGCACCCCCGCCTCGGGGAACCGGACCGCAGTGCGCCAGGGGATCGAGACCCGGGAGCAGGAGGCGTACAATCTTCCCGCCGCGTATCGGATCAAGAGCGCCGTCTCCTGCCCGGTTATGGCGGTGGGTGGCTTCCGATCCTTTGAGCTGGTGGAAGGAGTCATCCGGCGAGAGGAAGCGGATTATGTGGCCCTTTCCCGCCCCCTCATCCGTGAGTCCAGTCTTCCCCTCCGCTGGCAGCAGGGCGACGAGAGCCGGGCCCGCTGCATCTCCTGCAATGGCTGCTTTAAACCGGGAATGAAGGAAGGGGGCATCTACTGCGTGGTGGACAGGGTGGAACGGGAAAGCCGGGAGTTTTCCCTCTGA